In one Oncorhynchus nerka isolate Pitt River linkage group LG7, Oner_Uvic_2.0, whole genome shotgun sequence genomic region, the following are encoded:
- the LOC115132295 gene encoding U1 small nuclear ribonucleoprotein C-like, whose product MPKFYCDYCDTYLTHDSPSVRKTHCSGRKHKENVKDYYQKWMEEQAQSLIDKTTAAFQQGKMPPTPFPGAPPPGGAMIPPPNLNGPPRPGMLPTPQMGGPPMMPMMGGMGPPPPGMMGGPGMRPPMGGRMQMMHGHHMMRPPGHPMMMRPMMARPDR is encoded by the exons GTTTTATTGTGATTACTGTGATACCTACCTTACTCATGACTCG CCCTCTGTGAGGAAAACACACTGCAGTGGCCGCAAACACAAAGAAAATGTGAAAGACTATTACCAGAAATGGATGGAAGAACAAGCGCAGAGCCTCATTGACAAAACAA CCGCTGCCTTCCAACAAGGGAAGATGCCCCCAACACCATTCCCAGGAGCCCCACCTCCAGGGGGTGCCATGATCCCTCCACCAAACCTCA ATGGCCCCCCACGTCCAGGGATGCTACCAACACCCCAGATGGGTGGTCCTCCAATGATGCCCATGATGGGTGGAATGGGACCACCTCCACCTGGAATGATGGGTGGTCCAG GTATGCGACCTCCAATGGGTGGCCGAATGCAGATGATGCATGGACATCACATGATGCGACCTCCCGGTCACCCAATGATGATGCGGCCAATGATGGCAAGGCCAGACCGATAA